Genomic segment of Primulina tabacum isolate GXHZ01 chromosome 11, ASM2559414v2, whole genome shotgun sequence:
ttggataaaatcataaaatatcattaaataaatatttttttgcatAAGAGTCGATAAAACACAAGCCACTGGTTAGCTCACCGGACACCTGATCtaacaaaaataacatattaaaacTAAGGGTGATCACAGTGCGGTTTtgcggtttttttaaaaaaattcaaacctaATTGCCATATGCGGTCGGttagtattttgaaaaattaatcacggttttacatgaaaaattagCCTTATGGTTTTGAGCGATTGCGGTCGGTTTacgatttttttaatgaaaaatattagaacATATATTCTAACTTATTTGAAAATAACAACAGtatattgttttcaaatataaaatatagttcaAAGCATATAAagatcaaaatagaaaaaccaataatcaagattcaaaaataagttaataatttaacaacacaacacattcacaacaaaaatgacatttacaCTATTTtatccttttttatttttaaacttcaaacaaaatattatcgcaaaagaaataaatactttaataaaagactaatataaaaaataattaagaaaatgataagttttatttgtaagaataataattttgaagagAGTTGAGATATTATGAATGAtgacttctttatttgaatatgttgtttacaaattattataattttaggCTCAATATTATGGCAAGCGGTTTAGGCAGTGCGGTTTGGTGCGGTtcttgacaaaaaaaaataacagaACCGCGTATGCAGTGCGGTTTATGATTAGTATTTTTAATcgtgatttttataaaatcttaTGAAAAACGGTGCGGTGCAATTCGGTTCGGGcggttaataaaaaaatttgatcaccCCTAATTAAAACTAGAATTTAGTAACATATATATAACTAAATTATAAAAAGACAAATATATTGAACCAAGATATAATTTTCACGTaatttaatatcaaattaaatatgaaaatttttatttgcaCTCGATTTCATGTTCTATTCACttcattttatgaataaaatttattaataaaataaaatacaaattttcatttaatataCAAAAAAAGTATTATCTTTTTCTTTAGATGCCTGCGAAGAAGTTTCCTCACATGTGGCAGCCAAGATCACGTCTACGTCTAGTCAACACCAACCAAACAACATACAAAATTAAATTCCAATTTTCTATGcccattaaaatattaaaataaaattacgcAAATTGGGATTAAAAATGGGCATTTATTAATTTGTTGTTAAATTTCagtcataattttataatatagttaaaaaaaaaattcctcgtccaaataaaatacaaattttttgcatattataatttttttttttgttttgttgaaACTTAAATCATGTCTATAATATTTTAGCATAGATTCTTTTGAATAAGTTTATATATTATTCTTTGCTTCTTGGAATCTTATTTGGGCTTTTTtctgaatattttgaatgattattAAATTATGTCGTGGTTTAAAAATTCTAAACTTTTGTTGTTAGGCCGCCCAATTTGACCTTTTTAAACTCAAATTATGATTATATTCCAAGAAAAAAGTTGATCGATTAGGTGATTATATGATAGTATAGTATAGATTCGTGAATTAAGTCGTATGGTTTCGTGTTATTCAATTGGAAAAAGCGTTACCAACGAGGCGATTGTTCCAAACAACGCTTTCGAGCCACATGTAGTTCCTACCACAATCCGACTTTGATGTTAGGTAATTCCATATAGAGGGAGACCTCACATGATGCGTTAGGGGATCACGGTGTCGAAACCACCAATTATTTTTATCGCATGAATACAAGGGGAGATATTAATTTAAGAAAACTAATATAGTAAGTGTACGGAGTGTGATAATTATTTTTGTGATTTAATCGTATTATTTGGACAGTTGTacgatttaaaaaatttaagttgTATCGTTACCGTCAGCTATAGTTTTTGTTAAACTGACAAACACTCGGTCTTACAATTGGTAACAGAGCCAAGATCACGGATTCTATTCACGTTGATTGTAAGGAATACAATTATTAAGAGGGATGTTGTTgaagtgcaataattgtccctgctggAAAACCGGTCGAATCGTGGTTTTTCGGCTGATgtactatttaaaatatttgagttgcaccattaccaccagttatagtttttggtaaagcgacaaacGATCGATCATACAATTGATATCAAActcaaggtcacgggttcgattctcattgaacGCAAGAAATGCAATTATTGAGAGATAGATTTTTGAAGTGCAATAATTGATCCTAATTTTTGGAGTGCAATAATTGATCCTACTGACAGAGCGATTGAATTGTGGTACTCGAGCTATTGtatagtttaaaatatttaagttgcaCTTTTATCACCAGCTATCACTTTTAGTAAAACGACAAAGGATTGATAttacaataaatattattattgcctctttttttgtttcttttcaaCACTTCGATATTCTAGAAATCATGCTTTCAGGGTTTCATTTTATCTGTGAATTGTTCGGATAAATTTATGTGAATAGTGCATTTGGATTGACTTATTTGAAATCATGGATGACTTCAAATGTTGTAGAGGTGTAAATTTAATCaaatgtttattttcttttaatttcatAATAAGTAGAAACGATTTCAATATATTCAACATGTCATTCATATAATTCCTTGTATCAGATGTATTCTTCTAATTCAACACCCAAATACAACATATAAATGCATTTTCAACACACCATACTAATTTAGCAAATGTTATGGCGATTGAGAGGATGGGTTTCAAAAGCATCCAGAAGTTATTTCAAATATATCTTCGAATCaaatcccttaatttaaattaaatacatccCATCCAAAGacaatctaaaatttttaaagttgcaGATTACCCTACCATATTCATGAAAattgcaaaataacaagtatCAGATGAATCATCGTTTGGACAATGAGTCGTATACGACATCATAACACGAATGCTAAACGAGCTAACTTGTGATTTCGCATATTTCATCTCATTTGAAAAACTATGTTCACCTTCAATAGAATTAGCAAGTAAAAGCCACATGACCAATTTAGTGTTTTATTGCTGAGAACAAAACAAGATAGAAATGAATGCCGCAAAAGCGACTGAGTGAATAGAATTGTATATATTCACCTCATGGCCCATTCATATAAAAAATTCAGCGCATCAAAATATTGGGTTCAATGCAAAAGTATGAACAAGTTGCAAGCTCAAATATAGATGCTGCAAACTAGATATGTTCATCAATCAATTGAGAAACTTACAATAATTCATCAAATATGCAACTATATCGCTATTTAACATAACAAACCAATCATGCACGCACTGGCAAATTATGGTCTCGAGTTTGTAGTAGAAAGACATAAAAAACTGGAACGATCATCACCTCTGATAGCCGGCAGGTGGATAGCCGGCAGGTGGGTAGCCGGCAGGTGGGTAGCCGGCAGGTGGGTAGCCCGGGGCCTGATGAGGTGGAGGATAATTGGGCTGGCCATATGCAGGTGGATATCCAACAGACGGGGGATATGGCTGATCGAGACGTGACATTTGCTGGACATTTGGCGCCATCATTGGTTGTGGGCCGAACTTTCCATCTCGCTTGTCCATTTCGATCTTGTGTTGCGTCTGAAATATCAAGACCAAACAAGCAGTGTTCAAAGATGAGAAAGCACGAGCTAGTTAATGTTAACTACATGCTTATGCCACATTTGAATCCATGATTTTTTAGAGATAGTGAGAAGGGTAGAGAAAGATAGGTAACTTGCTTTTAATCCATTCTCCTTTCAAAGAGTCAGGATTACATTCTTAAGATGCATACATTCTTAAGATGCATTTAATGTAGGTGAGACAAACAGGGTGAGAAGAATAAAAGAAAAGCATAAATcagaaaaaatatatgaaacaCAACAATGCAAACATTTTATTCAAGTCCTTAAAACCAAACCAAAGAATGGCAATTTTATTAATGTTTTACCACAAAGAATCAAGGACTAAAGAGAATACCGATGTGTACAACAAACAATGTGATgagcattttcataaaatccagTTTTATTTTAATTCACAATTTCTGAATGTTCGGAAAGTCACTTCCTCATTCTCACATCAGATGAAGGGTGCAACTTACTACACTTTGGAAGTCAAGTAGTGTTTTTAgacaaatatataatatatatttaatactGAACGTATTTGCATTTGAAGTGGGGCAATTGCCCTCCATGTATCCCTACAAGGTTCACCCACATTTCTCGTGTCAGTCTATAAATTTTACTGTATCATAATCCATCAAGTAATCATATGAAGTTTGTGCTAACCTGCATGCAAGCGCAAACCCTGCAAAGCGTAAAAATATATAGTTATTTCCAGAAGATATCATTACAACTCAACAACCTTTACCAGAAATCGGATGAGCTAAAGCTAAGTTTCTTACGAGCAGTACACCATATCAGAGAAGCAAGACAGTATCTGAGAAGCCTCTGAAAGTTCCTCGCTTCCAACAATCATTGCAACGATTGAAAAAATGCAAGCAATTTGTTGGAGGCAAAACATGAAACCCTAAAAGTAAAGAATCAATACAAGATCAAATAGGGTACAAAAACTCAAAGATACAGCCATATTTAGTCGTGGAGACAAGGGTTGATGCGAAAATAGATCCAGAGAGAGAAACTATACAATTATGCAATTATCACATTGCGTTGTCTGTATGTTAAACTCATCTTGCAATAAAAACCTTGTTGAGGCTACTGAATTTCCAAAGCATAGGAACACCTGAAATTTTGAAAGACAATAAATAGATAATAAGAATCGGTCTCAGTACACTACTATTATTCATAATTGAAAAATGGCGATTACAGTGACCGTATATAATGTTTTCATTTTAAGATAAAATACTAATTCTCAAAAACAATCAAAACCAAATTTGGTTTTACCTCTGTGGCAAGACAAAATTCAGGGCAACGACTTTCTCCACATCGACCACTGCAAGGCATATAGCCAGCACAGCAGACATACCTGTTGAACACACAATTACACTTTGATCATGCAAGCAGGTGGATCCAATAACAAGCTAGCAAGGGAGGAGACTTCAACTACCGAGTCATATCATTGTAAAGGGCTCTTTTCCGAAGCATATAAGATATACATGGTCCGCTGCAAATTTTGAAATCACGAAATAAGTACAATTTCATTAGGTCAGTTACAACACAATAATTTTCAAAAGAACTCTGATATTGTTCAATCAACTATCATTTCCATATCACTGATCCAATAACACATGAATTCCATTTCACATACATAATGTATAGAAAGCTTCATTTATATCATACAATCAATCCTCTAAGTAGCACGGATACtcctaaaaaaaatttctaaagtATCGGACATAGATACAACACGGATACGGATATGACATAAGTACCATCAGGTCAACACAAAAGTTTTCAAAAGAACTCTGATATCGTTCGA
This window contains:
- the LOC142518206 gene encoding uncharacterized protein LOC142518206, with protein sequence MGSQQHLDKMQQRQNYRNLWHTDLMRTIQNDPPYCCLALWCGPCISYMLRKRALYNDMTRYVCCAGYMPCSGRCGESRCPEFCLATEVFLCFGNSVASTRFLLQDEFNIQTTQCDNCIIGFMFCLQQIACIFSIVAMIVGSEELSEASQILSCFSDMVYCSVCACMQTQHKIEMDKRDGKFGPQPMMAPNVQQMSRLDQPYPPSVGYPPAYGQPNYPPPHQAPGYPPAGYPPAGYPPAGYPPAGYQR